Genomic DNA from Prunus persica cultivar Lovell chromosome G1, Prunus_persica_NCBIv2, whole genome shotgun sequence:
ttctcttttttcaaaattatttcgtattataaattataaatttataccaaaattaataagaaaatgtatatatgtgtcaTGATATGCTTTGATGATATAAAGCAGAGGGttgaaataaaaacacaattaGGTTATGTTTTAGTATATGGGCCCAAGCCCATAAGAGAACCTTGTTAAAATACTAGCCCATAAGTGAAACAGGACGTTTCACTAACCCTGTCTTCACCTTTTTCGGGACAAACCCTATCCTCTCTTATCTCCTATGTTGCACAAGTACGGGTATGGGTATGCCAACACAATATGATTCGCAGATACGGCAAAACTCCAAAAATTAGGATAAGAGTACGGCACCGATATGgtgattaaaataatatatatttaaaaaataatataaatagaaAAGATTAATATTGCATCCATCATATTATAATCATCCATCATAAGTACAAAACATAAAACtaaacacaaaatacaagtctccataaacaaaacacaaaatataaGTCTCCGTAGGATTGttcaaatcataaaaaaaggcaacacaaaaacaaaccaaaacatTGAGAAGCCACTTCCCAAATCTAGCTCCATaggattttataaatttgaaaacgaccaaatatattttcaaaattacccCTTCAAGTATTGAAAAAGTATCCTTGAAGTATTGGAAACGTATCAGAAGGTCAAACTTTCAGAAAAGTCAACGACACTCCTATATCCGTATCGAATATGTATAAGAGGCTTATCGTATCCATATCGGCATATCAGAATATCGAATACAGCATACCCAGATAGGAGTATCGGTGCAACATAGctcatctctcatctctccaCCTCCATCACCTcccatctctcatctctctgcCTCCATCACCTCCCTTGAATTATTGATCAAGTATTAAACTTGCCGATTGGCAacttccctttttatttttctctttaatttccaAGTACAACgtcaacttgtttttttttatagtactACAGGGGCGGGGGatttctcacatacacacacaactatgatgTCGTGGTTCGAACATGAGACCTCTGGTTTGCAAGTCATCGCCCTTTTCCACTGAGCTAGACCCCCTTGACCTGTATAATAAACAGTAGATATACATATGATTTTCTGCATTTGTTTATAAACGCAAACTACCATTAAACACATGTACTAAAGCATAAAACTGCACGTCTTTATGGGAAGATATTTTCATACCTAAGCTACTGTTGCCCCTTCACATACGTCGCAAATTGTAAACCCATGACCTTCACAATATGGACATTTTGCTCCCTCTTCCACCCAATCCAAGAACTGTTGtcatttaacaaaataattaaaacttcATCCTGGATGGATAATGCTCGAAAATGAGAATATTAATATCTCTGTTTGAAACCTCTAACCTGTTCTTCAATGTTTGGCTCGCCTGTTCCATCACATTCTGCAACAAAGAAATACACAGATAAGCTACCAAGGGGACTAAGGATAGTTGAAACAAAATATGCAAaagtacaaaaataaaactaatgcTTATCATCATCAAAGCCATTGGTGTTCaacattatatttaaaaatcagatcaaacaaaataaatatacaaatacataGTATGGGTGGATTTAGAGTACTTCCGCAAAAGTTTAGCGTAGCAAGGCAATGGTTTATAAACTTGAATATAGTGACTAAGACGGGAGACAGGAGGTACCTGTGCACAATAAGCGACCCTCCCCTCGACAAGTAAGACACCTTGTGGTGGTATTCATTGCCTTGCTTTCAcctccttttttttggttcctgCTAAGTCTAGAAGAATCTTCCCAGCGGTTCTCTCCTAGAAGAAAAACACGATGCTCAGATACCTCTACTTCTGTAACACCTTCTTTCACAAGTGTTTGCTGGACCTCCGAAATTTCTGTTACAGAAGTAACTGCAGCTCCATTTGTATCTTCCTAAACAACAGAACCCACGTAACCATTAGAAGAATTACGATGTTTCAGCTCCTATGTAGTGGTTCGCTATAGCTTATACGAACATGATCAGGTTGCTAGCTCAAGCCCAACTAGGAGAAGAAAATCAGTTTACCAATATAATCAGCTTCATTTATTAGTATCCAAAATAAGTTACGGTGTGTTACCAGTTACCACAGCACATTATGTCACTGTCATATCGTATTTATTTGCATGTTAAGTGATTGTCTCATGAACTGGAACCAAGAAACCTCATGTCTGAGTTACTGAAAATAGAGTCGAAGCTTCAGGTCCGTTTCTCAATTAAGTAACAGAGCTTCTTGGTTGGTACTTAGTACTGTTTGCTACAATTTGTTACAATCtggttgaagaaaatgaaggctTAGTTCACTTCAAATTGAACCATCAAATGAGTTTTTGGCTCCTCTTGAGGAATGCAAGTGATGACTTACCAAACCATTATGTTTAGTTCCAAGTGAGGAATGATATATTGGTACTGAAACTTAAAACATCAACGGCTTCCACTTAATAAAGGCTAATGGTATGTCGTCAGAAGGCTATACCTTTTGTGTAGCAGTCACAGTACTCCCTTTGTTATCCAGACCCTCAATTTGTGCGACCGTATATAATTGTTCAAGAAGTTCTGCAGTCACTATGCCATCTTGAGGGGCGTCTAAGGAGGCCTGTCAAACAAGATATTACAAGTTGACTAACATATATATTTCGGgttgtgaaatttttgttcAACTTGATGATTATGAAATTTTACTCTTCATGCATTATACATGGTAACATCTAATGATAATTGAAACTTACTTGCCAAGTCTTGACAGCACGTTCGGTCCCGCTTGAGAAGCTGGAAAACTCCATGTCTTCCTCACCCGAGTAAAATCCTAGTTTTTGCAATGCTTCCTGTCAAAGAACAGGAACATTATATTAGAACAAGTCGAAATCACAAATATTACATCCAAAAACGAAGCGAACactagaa
This window encodes:
- the LOC18788652 gene encoding uncharacterized protein LOC18788652, translated to MSSCSLTLFLHPPPPPPPLLSLPFAPKKPHQCYSLSPLSRTFKSFKSLHIICFSSNSSSSQNDREESRWLREEQRWLREEQRWLREEQRWARDRDSLLREIAELKLKIQALEHLQEGGGASVSESETIANIAGLLQILTEKNRIAETGSSSRAIELDHIQEEIQEVSAVPEVKEKKKSRNALRKGSEGEEVRAMQEALQKLGFYSGEEDMEFSSFSSGTERAVKTWQASLDAPQDGIVTAELLEQLYTVAQIEGLDNKGSTVTATQKEDTNGAAVTSVTEISEVQQTLVKEGVTEVEVSEHRVFLLGENRWEDSSRLSRNQKKGGESKAMNTTTRCLTCRGEGRLLCTECDGTGEPNIEEQFLDWVEEGAKCPYCEGHGFTICDVCEGATVA